A single window of Gossypium arboreum isolate Shixiya-1 chromosome 13, ASM2569848v2, whole genome shotgun sequence DNA harbors:
- the LOC108463182 gene encoding pentatricopeptide repeat-containing protein At5g40410, mitochondrial-like, with the protein MSLIIMPLPSLNITAMSHIYSHDSHRHKPTHLNYLLNATAQTKCLKHATQIHSQIITNSFISLPFLFNNLLTLYSKCGRPSLSLLLFSTAHKLTRTVVSWTSLISLLSHLPAPFQALSCFNQMRTAGVCPNHFTFSAVLPACASTSILVHGQQMHCLISKHGYEGYVFVGSALVDMYAKCHDMGLAEKVFVALPERNIVSWNSMIVGCLLNSFHVKALFLFKEVIREDLFSPNQVSFSTVLSASANIGALEFGKQVHGIVVKQGLLTLPYVKNSLMDMYFKCGLFDEGALLFNSLGIENRDVIAWNVMSMGCVYNENFEEACNYLWVMKRAGITPDEASYSTALHASAHLAALDQGTLIHNQTIKSGFSTNSCIATSLITMYAKCGSLDDACRVFEEIDNPNVVCWTALIAACQQHGNGNHVIKLFEKMLADGLKPHYITFVCVISACSHTGRVEEGHAYFNSMEKVHGIIPGHEHYACMVDLLGRSGQLDEARKFIAQMPIKPNASVWGALLGACAKYGNLEIGSEVAGRLFELEPDNPGNYILLANMYAHKGKLREADHVRRLMGINRVRKEPGCSWIDVKNKSIAFTVHGKLHARTDEIYEMLKKVKELVTNKGYVPQTQFAVNSAEELKEESLWYHSEKIALAFGLLALPAGAPIRIKKNLRTCGDCHTVMKFASEIWKREIIVRDLNRFHHFRNGLCSCRDYW; encoded by the coding sequence ATGAGCTTAATAATAATGCCCCTTCCCTCTTTAAATATCACAGCGATGTCCCATATCTACTCTCATGATTCGCACAGACACAAACCCACCCATCTGAACTACCTCCTCAACGCCACCGCCCAAACTAAATGCCTCAAACATGCAACTCAAATCCACTCCCAAATCATCACCAACAGCTTCATTTCCCTCCCTTTTCTCTTCAACAACCTCCTCACCTTGTACTCCAAGTGTGGCCGCCCCTCTCTCTCCCTACTCCTTTTCTCGACTGCCCATAAACTAACCAGAACCGTTGTCTCTTGGACCTCTCTCATCTCCCTACTTTCCCATCTCCCCGCACCCTTTCAGGCCTTGTCCTGTTTCAACCAGATGCGGACCGCTGGTGTATGCCCTAATCACTTCACCTTCTCCGCTGTTTTGCCAGCTTGCGCTAGTACTTCCATTCTCGTTCACGGGCAGCAGATGCATTGCTTGATTTCCAAGCACGGGTACGAGGGTTATGTGTTTGTTGGCAGCGCGTTGGTGGATATGTACGCTAAATGCCACGATATGGGCCTGGCAGAGAAGGTGTTTGTCGCTTTGCCTGAAAGGAACATTGTTTCTTGGAATTCCATGATCGTTGGCTGCTTGTTAAACAGCTTCCATGTCAAGGCCCTTTTTCTGTTTAAGGAGGTTATAAGGGAGGATCTTTTTAGTCCTAATCAAGTGAGTTTCTCGACCGTGTTAAGCGCGTCCGCTAATATTGGGGCTCTGGAATTTGGAAAACAAGTGCATGGGATAGTTGTTAAACAAGGTTTACTTACATTGCCTTATGTGAAGAATTCGCTTATGGACATGTACTTTAAATGCGGTTTGTTTGATGAAGGTGCTCTGTTGTTTAATTCTCTAGGTATAGAGAATAGAGATGTTATTGCATGGAACGTCATGTCGATGGGTTGTGTTTACAATGAAAACTTTGAAGAAGCTTGCAACTATTTATGGGTCATGAAAAGGGCAGGTATAACGCCAGATGAGGCGTCATACTCGACAGCCCTTCATGCATCTGCCCATCTTGCTGCACTGGATCAAGGGACTTTAATCCATAATCAGACTATAAAATCAGGGTTTTCAACGAATTCATGCATTGCCACTTCGTTGATCACAATGTATGCAAAATGTGGGAGCTTAGATGACGCTTGTCGGGTGTTTGAAGAAATTGACAATCCTAACGTTGTTTGTTGGACGGCACTGATTGCTGCTTGCCAACAACATGGCAATGGAAACCACGTAATTAAGTTGTTTGAAAAAATGCTTGCAGATGGCTTAAAACCTCACTACATTACTTTTGTTTGTGTAATATCAGCTTGTAGTCATACAGGACGTGTTGAAGAAGGGCATGCTTACTTCAATTCTATGGAAAAGGTGCATGGTATAATCCCTGGACATGAACACTATGCCTGCATGGTTGACTTACTAGGTCGTTCAGGTCAGCTAGATGAAGCTAGGAAGTTTATAGCACAAATGCCGATCAAACCTAACGCATCTGTTTGGGGAGCTCTGCTTGGTGCTTGTGCAAAATACGGTAATCTTGAAATAGGAAGTGAAGTTGCAGGGAGACTCTTTGAGTTGGAGCCCGATAACCCAGGTAACTATATTCTCCTTGCCAACATGTATGCACATAAAGGAAAGTTAAGGGAAGCCGATCATGTTAGAAGATTGATGGGTATAAATAGGGTAAGAAAAGAACCAGGATGTAGCTGGATTGATGTTAAGAATAAGAGCATTGCGTTTACAGTGCATGGTAAATTGCATGCTAGAACGGATGAAATTTATGAGATGTTGAAAAAAGTGAAGGAGTTGGTGACGAATAAAGGATATGTGCCTCAAACGCAGTTCGCTGTTAATAGTGCTGAAGAGTTGAAGGAGGAGAGCTTGTGGTATCATAGTGAGAAAATAGCACTTGCATTTGGGTTGCTAGCACTCCCTGCTGGGGCTCCAATTAGGATAAAGAAAAATCTAAGGACATGTGGTGATTGTCATACAGTTATGAAGTTTGCTTCTGAAATTTGGAAGAGAGAGATTATTGTAAGGGATTTAAATCGGTTTCACCATTTCAGGAATGGTTTATGTTCCTGCAGAGACTATTGGTGA